CCCCAAACCTATCCGGCGTCCGTCGGACGTCGCACGCCGGACGCCGCTACGCCGAGACCGGCGTAGCGGTGATCTGCGGGGCTGCGAGGCACGCTATGGCCTCGATAGCGTGCGCCACTGCCCCGCAGATCGGACGTTCGCGAGGGGTACGCCGGGTCGGGGGAAGCCCGTCGTCACCGGACCGCCGCGAACCGGGCCATGCCCGCCGCGTCGGCGGCCTCCCGGTAGGCGGCCGCGAGGGAGTCCACGGTGGCGTGCGCGTTCAGCCCGCTCGGGTTGGGGACGACGAACAGCGGGGTGGCGTCGAGGACGGCCTGCGTGTCCTCCGGATACGTCCCCGGCCAGCGCGCCTGGCGACCTTGCCGTGCGCGGCGCTCCCCGAACGCCGTCCGGTAGGCGGTGATCCCGGCGACGGCCACGGCGCCGGGCCGGTGCCGCAGTACCGTGCTCACCAGGCGGCCGGCGCCGGCGCGCAGCTCGGCGTCGGTC
This window of the Cumulibacter manganitolerans genome carries:
- a CDS encoding mismatch-specific DNA-glycosylase; translation: MTTRPTRADLEAARDAVIDDLLPDPLRLLVVGINPGLWTGATGAHFARPGNRFYPALARAGITDRLVDPSAGYRASDLRHLRDIGLGVTNLAPRTTARADELTDAELRAGAGRLVSTVLRHRPGAVAVAGITAYRTAFGERRARQGRQARWPGTYPEDTQAVLDATPLFVVPNPSGLNAHATVDSLAAAYREAADAAGMARFAAVR